A window of the Callospermophilus lateralis isolate mCalLat2 chromosome 7, mCalLat2.hap1, whole genome shotgun sequence genome harbors these coding sequences:
- the Pdzk1 gene encoding Na(+)/H(+) exchange regulatory cofactor NHE-RF3: MRFQGRLRGGTSPRSTEMASAFKPRECQLSKEEGQSYGFFLRIEKDTDGHLVRVVEKGSPAEKAGLLDGDRVLRINGTFVDKKEHMQVVDLVRKSGNAVTLLVLDGESYEKAIKKRVDLRELGRSLEDRGSDAATLAPVVSGTAGPWARLRLCYLVKEGSSYGFSLKTVQGKKGVYVTDLTPQGVAMRAGVLADDHLIEVNGENVEAASHEEVVEKVRKSGNRVVFLLVDKETDKRHSEQKTPFKREAASLELLPRQPRLVEMKRGSNGYGFYLKASPERKGQIIKDIDSGSPAEAAGLKNNDLVVAVNGESVENLDHDSVVEMIKKGGDQTSLLVVDKETESIYRLAHFSPFFYYQSQEIPNGSIKEAPASIPAPLEVSSPDTTEEVADHRPKLCRLIKDENGYGFHLNAIQGQPGSFIKQVQEGGPAAEAGLEDGDIVIEVNGLNVLEEPYEKVVDRIQGSGKNVTLLVCGKKAYDYFQAKKVPIVSSMADPLAASPDSTEEPGAASEQDPHVAKERAHSTASHSSSSSEDTEM; this comes from the exons ATGCGATTTCAGGGCAGGCTGAGAGGTGGGACCTCCCCCAGATCCACAG aaatggcCTCCGCCTTCAAACCCCGGGAATGCCAACTGTCCAAAGAAGAAGGGCAAAGCTACGGCTTCTTCCTGCGAATCGAGAAGGACACGGACGGCCACCTGGTCCGCGTGGTGGAGAAGGGTAGCCCAGCAGAGAAGGCCGGTCTCCTGGACGGAGACAGAGTTCTTAGGATCAATGGCACCTTTGTGGACAAGAAGGAGCATATGCAG GTGGTGGATCTGGTCAGGAAGAGCGGGAATGCAGTGACTTTACTGGTTCTGGATGGAGAGTCCTACGAGAAAGCCATAAAAAAACGGGTGGACTTGCGAGAGCTGGGCCGGAGCCTGGAGGACCGGGGCTCGGACGCCGCGACCCTGGCCCCCGTGGTGAGCGGGACGGCGGGGCCATGGGCCCGGCTGCGGCTCTGCTACCTGGTGAAAGAGGGGAGCAGCTATGGCTTCTCCCTGAAGACTGTCCAAG GTAAAAAGGGAGTGTATGTGACTGACCTCACACCCCAGGGTGTGGCCATGAGAGCCGGCGTCCTGGCTGACGACCACCTGATTGAAGTAAACGGAGAGAACGTGGAGGCGGCCAGCCACGAGGAGGTGGTGGAGAAG gtgaGGAAGTCGGGGAACCGTGTCGTGTTCCTGCTTGTGGACAAAGAGACTGACAAGCGGCACAGTGAGCAGAAGACACCATTCAAGAGGGAGGCGGCCAGTTTGGAACTCCTGCCTCGTCAGCCCCGACTGGTGGAGATGAAGAGGGGCAGCAACGGCTACGGGTTCTATCTGAAGGCAAGCCCGGAGCGGAAAG GTCAGATCATCAAGGACATAGATTCCGGAAGTCCAGCAGAGGCAGCTGGCTTGAAGAACAATGACCTGGTAGTTGCTGTCAACGGGGAGTCTGTGGAGAACCTGGATCATGACAGTGTGGTGGAAATGATTAAAAAGGGCGGAGACCAGACTTCACTGCTGGTGGTGGACAAGGAGACGGAGAGCATTTACAGACTG gctcatttttctccatttttctaCTATCAAAGTCAAGAAATACCTAATGGTTCTATCAAAGAGGCTCCAGcttctatccctgctcctctggaaGTCTCAAGTCCAGATACTACTGAGGAAGTAGCAGATCACAGGCCTAAACTCTGCAGACTGATTAAAGATGAAAATGGCTATGGTTTTCACTTAAATGCAATTCAGGGTCAGCCAGGCTCATTCATCAAACAG GTGCAGGAGGGCGGCCCTGCTGCTGAGGCTGGGCTGGAGGACGGGGACATCGTCATCGAGGTGAATGGGCTGAATGTGCTGGAGGAGCCCTATGAGAAGGTGGTGGACAGGATCCAGGGCAGTGGGAAGAACGTCACGCTCCTGGTCTGTGGAAAGAAGGCCTATGATTATTTCCAGGCCAAGAAAGTCCCTATTGTGTCCTCCATGGCTGACCCACTGGCTGCCTCTCCCGATTCCACAGAAGAACCAGGGGCAGCGTCAGAGCAGGACCCGCACGTGGCCAAAGAACGA GCCCACAGTACAGCCTCGCATTCTTCTTCCAGTTCTGAAGATACAGAGATGTGA